Proteins encoded by one window of Megalobrama amblycephala isolate DHTTF-2021 unplaced genomic scaffold, ASM1881202v1 scaffold440, whole genome shotgun sequence:
- the LOC125261599 gene encoding galactose-specific lectin nattectin-like — MAMLRSFLLLFIIFSMGNAAVSQSCPFGWTHFGHGCFKYIPQPADWIRAERNCQSLGANLASVRNKEENNFLLSLLPSSDTRPWVGGHAGVQDGQWLWTDGTAFLFTNWCPGEPNNNLQSEACLELNFPNGHCWNDAPCPILKSYFCAKKAFG, encoded by the exons ATGGCAATGCTGAGAAGTTTTCTGCTTCTTTTCATCATCTTCTCCATGGGGAATGCAGCAG TCAGCCAAAGCTGCCCCTTTGGATGGACACATTTTGGACACGGTTGTTTCAAGTACATCCCTCAGCCGGCTGACTGGATCAGAGCAGAG AGAAACTGTCAAAGTCTTGGTGCGAATCTCGCATCTGTGCGTAATAAAGAGGAAAATAATTTCCTGCTGAGTCTGTTGCCTTCTTCTGACACACGTCCTTGGGTTGGTGGTCATGCAGGTGTACAA GACGGACAGTGGTTGTGGACTGATGgaactgcatttttatttacCAACTGGTGCCCTGGAGAACCTAACAACAACCTTCAGAGCGAGGCCTGTTTGGAGCTCAACTTTCCCA ATGGCCATTGCTGGAATGATGCTCCCTGTCCAATCTTAAAGAGCTATTTCTGTGCTAAGAAGGCATTTGGTTGA